One genomic window of Devosia salina includes the following:
- a CDS encoding ion channel yields MPDTQDPEAPDAAQRGTIDRLRSKLRTLYHGQSAKALRFQTIILVLDLAIIAFFIATPLLRNSETFLWIDYSIAALLALDLLARGLAASHPARWLRQLPVIIDIFILVTLLAPTWLFNLGFLRILRLWTLTRTSLVWRPLEKRGLGEYRETIQAVINLLVFIFVVTGFVYTAFAHRESGIAGYVDALYFTVTTMTTTGFGDIILPGTFGKLTAIVVMIIGISLFVRLAQLIFRPAKVTFPCPQCGLKRHDPDAVHCKACGHLLNIPDEGEG; encoded by the coding sequence GTGCCTGACACCCAGGATCCAGAAGCACCCGATGCCGCTCAGCGCGGCACGATCGACCGTCTCCGCTCAAAACTGCGGACTCTCTACCATGGGCAATCCGCCAAGGCCCTGCGCTTCCAGACGATTATCCTCGTGCTGGACCTGGCGATCATCGCCTTCTTCATTGCGACACCCCTTCTGCGCAATAGCGAGACCTTCCTCTGGATCGACTACTCCATCGCAGCGCTGTTGGCGCTCGACCTTCTCGCCCGCGGTTTGGCGGCGTCCCATCCCGCGCGCTGGCTGCGGCAACTGCCGGTCATCATCGACATCTTCATCCTGGTGACGCTGCTGGCCCCGACCTGGCTTTTCAACCTCGGCTTCCTGCGTATCCTGCGCTTGTGGACGCTGACCCGCACCAGCCTGGTCTGGCGCCCGCTGGAAAAGCGCGGACTGGGTGAGTACCGCGAAACCATACAGGCCGTCATCAATCTGCTGGTGTTCATCTTCGTGGTGACGGGCTTCGTCTATACCGCCTTCGCGCATCGCGAATCCGGCATTGCTGGCTATGTCGATGCGCTCTACTTCACCGTCACCACCATGACCACTACCGGCTTTGGCGACATCATCCTGCCGGGCACGTTCGGCAAGCTCACCGCGATTGTCGTCATGATTATCGGCATCTCGCTGTTTGTTCGATTGGCGCAGCTTATCTTCCGGCCGGCGAAGGTGACCTTCCCCTGCCCCCAATGCGGCCTCAAGCGGCATGATCCCGACGCCGTGCACTGCAAGGCCTGTGGGCACCTGCTCAACATTCCGGACGAGGGCGAAGGCTGA
- a CDS encoding sensor histidine kinase has translation MLSADFVIATAIAYVGLLFVLAYFGDRHTRANQSSFLRSPAVYTLSISVYCTSWTFYGAVGNAARGGLEFLTIYLGPTIVFVGWWFILRKLVRIGRMQAITSIADLLSSRYGKSSRLAVLVTLIAVIGITPYIALQLKAITASIQAVAASSEGARGSLAGVDDGALAFGIAAGMALFTILFGTRNVDAKEQHHGVVAAIAFEAVVKLAALLAVGIFVTFGLGGGFEAVYRGAEAAGIAIYEQDPFGPRWVAMTLLSAAAVICLPRQFQITVVENSNEDHLRTAGWAFPAYLLLMSVFTLPIALYGMTAMPEGSNPDMFVLTLPLSAGQSGIALLAFIGGFSSATSMIIVASIALSIMVSNHIIMPIILRSSNVGQGDGQGVRRLLLLSRRVSIALILTLGFLYFTFTEDDALAPIGLISFAGVAQFLPAVLAGLYWREASQRGAAAGIGVGFVVWAWTMFLPSFETVSPWVYSVMEAGPWGVGFLRPQNLFGLNGLDPLVHSVFWSLLLNTVFLVVGSLLSNQSALERIQAAAFVDVFRRRPFEHRGLVPGSATANDLYFVAERVMGEKRAAALFEAAAQERGVEPALLEPTPEFISRLERELAGSIGSASAHVMLSKVVAGGDVSLEEMMQMADETQQVIEYSQELEKTSAELRVTARKLEDANAQLRELDSQKDEFLSQVSHEVRTPMTSIRSFSEILMEPGDLNDSQRQRFITTIHQESLRLTKLLDEILDLSALERGERNWQNVPVDAEDALDRAVAVCDALLRQKGMRVEFGERAQTTMVEGDGDRLCQVFINLISNAVKYNDADDPVVRVTSTVRAGQFVVDVADNGPGISKADRKLIFEKFWRGVEGGGDQGGAGLGLAISRQIIARMNGSLELVPGPLPGACFRVRLPVVKQAMAG, from the coding sequence ATGCTCTCGGCCGATTTCGTCATCGCCACTGCCATCGCCTATGTCGGCCTGCTGTTTGTGCTGGCCTATTTCGGGGATCGGCATACACGCGCCAATCAATCGTCCTTTCTTCGTTCCCCGGCTGTCTACACCCTCTCCATCTCGGTCTATTGCACCAGCTGGACCTTTTACGGTGCAGTCGGCAACGCCGCACGCGGAGGATTGGAGTTCCTCACGATCTATCTCGGTCCCACCATCGTGTTCGTGGGATGGTGGTTCATCCTGCGCAAGCTGGTGCGCATCGGACGCATGCAGGCCATCACTTCCATCGCCGATCTGCTGTCATCCCGATACGGCAAGTCCAGCAGGCTTGCCGTGCTGGTGACGCTGATCGCGGTGATCGGAATTACGCCCTATATCGCCCTGCAGTTGAAGGCCATTACGGCATCGATTCAAGCTGTGGCCGCCTCGTCAGAAGGCGCCAGGGGCAGCCTGGCCGGCGTCGATGACGGTGCCCTGGCGTTTGGCATTGCCGCCGGCATGGCCCTTTTCACCATTCTTTTCGGCACCCGCAATGTCGATGCCAAGGAGCAGCACCATGGCGTGGTCGCGGCCATTGCCTTTGAAGCGGTGGTGAAGCTGGCGGCACTGCTCGCGGTCGGCATATTCGTAACCTTCGGCCTCGGGGGCGGCTTCGAAGCGGTGTACCGGGGTGCCGAGGCCGCCGGCATAGCCATTTACGAGCAGGATCCGTTCGGACCGCGCTGGGTGGCCATGACGCTGCTGTCGGCGGCGGCGGTCATCTGCCTGCCTCGTCAGTTCCAGATCACGGTGGTCGAGAACTCCAACGAGGACCATTTGCGGACGGCGGGATGGGCCTTTCCGGCCTATTTGCTGCTGATGAGCGTCTTTACTTTGCCCATTGCCCTCTATGGCATGACCGCGATGCCCGAAGGGTCCAATCCGGATATGTTCGTGCTGACGCTGCCCCTCTCCGCGGGGCAATCCGGTATTGCGCTGCTTGCCTTTATCGGGGGTTTTTCATCAGCTACTTCAATGATCATCGTGGCTTCGATCGCGCTGTCGATCATGGTTTCGAACCACATCATCATGCCCATCATCCTGCGCTCGTCCAATGTCGGTCAGGGCGACGGTCAGGGCGTACGACGCCTGCTGTTGCTTAGCCGCCGGGTGTCCATCGCGCTGATCCTGACGCTGGGATTTCTCTACTTCACCTTCACCGAAGACGACGCCCTGGCCCCCATAGGGTTGATTTCATTTGCCGGTGTGGCGCAGTTCCTGCCGGCCGTGCTGGCGGGCCTCTATTGGCGTGAGGCATCGCAGCGGGGCGCCGCCGCGGGTATCGGCGTCGGCTTTGTGGTTTGGGCCTGGACCATGTTCCTGCCCAGTTTCGAGACTGTCAGTCCCTGGGTCTATTCGGTGATGGAGGCCGGGCCTTGGGGGGTCGGATTCCTGCGGCCGCAGAACCTGTTCGGGCTGAACGGCCTCGATCCGCTGGTGCATTCGGTCTTCTGGAGCCTGCTGCTCAACACCGTCTTTCTGGTCGTCGGCTCGCTGCTATCGAACCAGTCTGCCCTTGAGCGCATACAGGCGGCGGCTTTCGTCGATGTTTTCCGCCGGCGTCCTTTCGAGCACAGGGGGCTGGTGCCTGGGTCTGCGACCGCCAATGATCTCTATTTCGTGGCCGAGCGGGTCATGGGGGAAAAGCGTGCTGCTGCGCTGTTCGAGGCGGCGGCTCAGGAGCGCGGTGTGGAGCCCGCACTGCTAGAGCCGACGCCGGAGTTCATTTCCCGACTGGAGCGGGAGCTCGCGGGGTCGATCGGTTCCGCCTCGGCCCATGTCATGCTCTCAAAGGTGGTGGCCGGCGGCGACGTGTCGCTCGAGGAAATGATGCAGATGGCCGACGAGACGCAGCAGGTGATCGAATATTCCCAGGAGCTGGAAAAGACCTCTGCCGAGTTGAGGGTTACTGCACGCAAGCTTGAGGACGCCAACGCGCAGCTTCGGGAACTCGATAGCCAGAAGGATGAGTTCCTGAGCCAGGTCAGTCATGAGGTCCGCACGCCGATGACCTCCATTCGGTCGTTCTCGGAAATTCTCATGGAACCGGGCGATCTCAACGATAGCCAACGGCAGCGGTTCATCACCACCATTCATCAGGAGAGCCTGCGCCTGACCAAGTTGCTCGACGAAATCCTGGACCTCAGCGCCTTGGAGCGAGGCGAACGCAACTGGCAAAACGTGCCGGTCGATGCCGAGGACGCGCTCGACCGCGCAGTGGCCGTCTGCGACGCATTGCTGCGCCAGAAAGGCATGCGGGTGGAATTCGGCGAGCGAGCGCAGACGACCATGGTGGAGGGAGATGGTGACCGGCTCTGCCAGGTTTTCATCAACCTGATCTCGAACGCGGTCAAATACAATGATGCGGACGATCCGGTGGTGCGCGTTACCTCGACCGTCCGCGCGGGGCAATTTGTCGTTGATGTCGCCGACAATGGCCCGGGTATCTCGAAGGCCGATCGCAAGCTTATCTTCGAGAAGTTCTGGCGTGGTGTCGAGGGAGGCGGGGACCAGGGGGGTGCCGGTCTGGGGCTCGCCATCAGCCGGCAGATCATCGCACGCATGAACGGGTCGCTTGAACTGGTGCCCGGACCCCTGCCTGGCGCATGCTTCCGGGTGCGCCTTCCCGTGGTCAAACAGGCCATGGCGGGGTAG
- a CDS encoding response regulator transcription factor, whose translation MAVDVLIAEDEPSILESLDFILRRAGWNIESVTDGEAVLERVRRNRPRVLVLDVMLPRRSGFDVLKQLRSDEETRDLPVLILTAKGQQQDRRIAEELGADGFVTKPYSNAEVVGAVRQLLGENDGSA comes from the coding sequence TTGGCTGTCGATGTTCTGATCGCCGAAGATGAGCCAAGCATTCTGGAGTCGCTGGACTTCATCCTGCGTCGCGCGGGCTGGAACATCGAATCGGTCACGGATGGTGAGGCGGTGCTCGAAAGGGTGCGGCGGAACCGACCGCGGGTGCTTGTGCTCGATGTGATGTTGCCGAGGCGCAGCGGCTTTGATGTTCTGAAACAGTTGCGGTCCGACGAAGAAACCCGGGACCTGCCGGTACTGATCCTGACAGCGAAGGGCCAGCAACAGGACCGGCGCATTGCCGAGGAACTGGGCGCGGACGGCTTCGTGACCAAGCCCTACTCCAACGCTGAAGTGGTGGGCGCTGTGCGCCAGTTGCTGGGCGAAAATGACGGATCGGCGTAA